A window of the Podarcis raffonei isolate rPodRaf1 chromosome 4, rPodRaf1.pri, whole genome shotgun sequence genome harbors these coding sequences:
- the GPM6B gene encoding neuronal membrane glycoprotein M6-b isoform X3 translates to MGCFECCIKCLGGVPYASLVATILCFSGVALFCGCGHVALAGTVSILEQRFSTNVTDHALLSEVIKLMQYVIYGIASFFFLYGIILLAEGFYTTSAVKELHGEFKTTICGRCISGMFVFLTYVLGVAWLGVFGFSAVPVFMFYNIWSTCEVIRSLPANMTASADQICVDIRQYGIIPWNAVPGKACGSALADMCSTPEFYLSYHLFIVACAGAGATVIALIHFLMILSSNWAYLKDASKMQAYQDIKAKEEQELQDIQSRSKEQLNSYT, encoded by the exons GTTGCTTTGAATGTTGCATTAAGTGCCTGGGAGGAGTTCCATATGCTTCCCTTGTGGCAACTATTCTCTGCTTCTCTGGGGTAGCATTGTTCTGCGGCTGCGGTCATGTGGCTCTCGCTGGGACCGTATCGATCCTCGAACAGCGTTTTTCCACAAATGTTACTGACCATGCTTTGTTATCTGAAGT AATAAAACTAATGCAGTATGTGATCTATGGCATTGCGTCGTTTTTTTTCTTGTATGGAATTATCCTGTTGGCGGAGGGCTTTTATACAACAAGTGCTGTGAAGGAGCTGCATGGTGAATTCAAGACAACCATCTGTGGCCGCTGCATCAGTGGAATG TTTGTTTTCCTGACCTACGTACTGGGGGTGGCCTGGCTTGGCGTCTTTGGCTTCTCGGCTGTGCCGGTCTTCATGTTCTATAACATATGGTCAACTTGCGAAGTCATCAGATCACTCCCAGCAAATATGACAGCTTCAGCGGACCAGATCTGTGTGGATATCAGGCAATACG GTATCATCCCTTGGAATGCTGTGCCTGGCAAGGCATGTGGGTCAGCATTAGCAGATATGTGCAGCACCCCTGAG TTCTATTTGTCTTACCACCTGTTCATTGTGGCGTGTGCTGGAGCTGGTGCTACTGTCATAGCCCTG ATACACTTCCTCATGATACTGTCCTCTAACTGGGCCTACTTAAAGGATGCGAGCAAAATGCAGGCTTACCAGGATATCAAAGCAAAAGAAGAACAGGAGCTTCAGGATATCCAGTCTCGGTCCAAAGAGCAACTCAATTCTTACACATAA